One region of Sulfurisphaera ohwakuensis genomic DNA includes:
- a CDS encoding DUF5591 domain-containing protein: MQCPPLHGERIIKREGEDPFKHPVVRKWYEILLSEWKSTKPYAILLPCTSIKPYHLSRTHKLAYAIMRGFEEKVQFYSVSEPMLLVPREYEDCYPFNSYDYPPSMMTKEEREEFVELLAKVLINVRNMHSYIIGILPKHHYSVVKEASEISGININLYPYGRLPFKTISEVLNNLKEMMKARHT, encoded by the coding sequence ATGCAATGTCCTCCTCTTCACGGAGAAAGAATAATTAAAAGAGAAGGAGAGGATCCTTTTAAACATCCAGTAGTTAGAAAATGGTATGAAATTCTTCTTAGTGAATGGAAATCTACAAAACCTTACGCTATTCTTCTTCCTTGTACCTCTATAAAGCCATATCACTTATCAAGAACACATAAGTTAGCTTATGCTATAATGAGAGGATTTGAGGAAAAAGTACAGTTTTATTCCGTATCAGAGCCAATGTTACTAGTGCCAAGGGAATATGAGGATTGTTACCCGTTTAACTCTTACGATTATCCACCATCGATGATGACGAAGGAAGAAAGGGAAGAATTTGTTGAATTATTAGCAAAAGTTCTTATAAATGTTAGAAATATGCATTCTTACATCATAGGAATATTGCCAAAACATCACTATAGTGTAGTAAAAGAAGCTTCAGAAATTAGTGGAATTAATATTAACCTATATCCTTATGGAAGGTTACCATTTAAAACTATTTCTGAAGTATTAAATAATTTGAAAGAAATGATGAAAGCCCGCCACACTTAA
- a CDS encoding TetR family transcriptional regulator encodes MKTKYVILLGLLSGLTSIFLFMSLDFYFFLNGPIRMWFTPFNVFILPIIVALLIVNILSHKFSFNEKIYSNLISGITAYIGSLLVMSIINSIILAIRP; translated from the coding sequence ATGAAGACAAAATATGTTATTTTACTGGGTTTATTAAGTGGACTTACTAGTATATTCCTCTTTATGAGTTTAGATTTTTACTTCTTTTTGAATGGGCCAATTAGGATGTGGTTTACACCCTTTAACGTGTTTATACTACCAATCATTGTAGCCTTATTAATTGTAAATATTTTATCACATAAATTCTCTTTTAATGAAAAAATCTATAGTAACTTAATCTCTGGCATAACAGCTTATATAGGTTCCCTTCTTGTAATGTCAATAATTAACAGTATTATCCTTGCTATAAGACCTTGA
- a CDS encoding hydantoinase B/oxoprolinase family protein has protein sequence MVSWEVINKATIFIAEEMGVMLKKSALSPNIRERMDHSCAIVDREGRIVAQAEHIPVHLGSFKIAVKNVLKFAEELKEGESLIFNDPYISGTHLNDVGILTPIYYESELVGYVINKAHHVDVGGPLPGSINPNAKTLYEEGIVIPPMKLTDEVIKFVKENFKVPEVSIGDLNAQVSANKTGVTRIKQLIEKYGKKEVLEGWDKSINHTRNLVLQHSWKEGVYEAEDYLEFNDNLLNITLHLHVKKDKIIADFTGTHRQIDGPLNAVLGVTYSAVSFAIRSALNKDIPTNEGFYSFIEIIAEEGSLVNPKKPAAVGGGNVETSQRIADVTFLALSRFLPYIPAASSGTMMNVMMGGIYQGKYWSYYETIAGGSGARPNSDGVSAVHTNMTNTLNTPIEIAEMNYPILFTSYKIRAGSGGKGVHKGGDGIIRSFKVLSPTRLSILADRFKTSPWGLNGGENGKPGRVYIIKKGKRMEMPSKFTIDLDEGDEVIIETPGGGGYSRSYSKDNTVNY, from the coding sequence ATGGTTAGTTGGGAAGTTATAAATAAAGCTACAATATTCATTGCAGAAGAAATGGGAGTTATGTTAAAGAAATCTGCCTTATCACCAAATATAAGGGAAAGAATGGATCATAGCTGTGCAATAGTAGATAGAGAAGGTAGAATTGTTGCTCAAGCTGAACATATTCCAGTTCATTTGGGTTCTTTTAAAATTGCGGTTAAAAACGTACTGAAGTTTGCTGAGGAATTAAAAGAAGGGGAAAGTCTAATATTTAACGACCCCTACATATCTGGGACTCATTTGAATGACGTTGGAATATTAACTCCAATTTATTATGAATCAGAACTAGTGGGTTATGTTATAAATAAGGCTCATCATGTTGATGTAGGCGGACCATTACCTGGTAGTATAAATCCAAATGCCAAAACCCTATATGAGGAGGGTATCGTAATTCCTCCTATGAAATTAACGGATGAGGTAATTAAGTTTGTAAAGGAGAACTTTAAAGTTCCAGAAGTTTCTATTGGCGATTTAAATGCCCAAGTTTCAGCTAATAAGACTGGAGTAACTAGGATAAAGCAACTCATTGAAAAATACGGTAAGAAGGAAGTTCTTGAAGGTTGGGATAAGAGTATAAACCACACTAGGAATCTTGTTCTCCAGCATAGCTGGAAAGAAGGTGTTTATGAGGCTGAGGATTACCTGGAGTTTAATGATAATCTGCTGAATATAACTTTGCATTTACATGTTAAAAAAGACAAAATTATTGCAGATTTTACTGGTACTCATAGGCAAATAGATGGTCCATTGAATGCTGTTTTAGGAGTTACTTATTCTGCAGTTTCCTTTGCAATTAGATCAGCCTTAAATAAAGACATACCTACTAATGAGGGCTTTTATTCTTTCATAGAAATTATTGCTGAAGAAGGTTCTTTAGTAAATCCTAAAAAGCCTGCTGCCGTTGGTGGTGGTAATGTTGAAACTTCACAAAGAATTGCTGATGTTACTTTTTTAGCCCTATCCCGTTTTCTACCTTATATTCCAGCAGCTAGTTCAGGGACTATGATGAACGTTATGATGGGTGGTATTTATCAAGGTAAATACTGGTCTTATTATGAAACAATTGCTGGTGGCAGTGGTGCTAGGCCTAATTCTGATGGAGTCTCAGCTGTTCATACAAACATGACTAACACTCTAAATACTCCAATTGAGATTGCCGAAATGAACTATCCAATTCTCTTTACCTCATATAAAATAAGAGCTGGAAGTGGTGGTAAGGGAGTTCATAAAGGTGGTGATGGTATAATTAGGAGTTTTAAAGTTCTTTCTCCCACGAGGCTTTCTATTTTAGCTGATAGGTTCAAGACCTCTCCATGGGGTTTAAATGGTGGTGAAAATGGTAAGCCTGGAAGAGTTTATATAATAAAGAAGGGAAAGAGAATGGAAATGCCTAGTAAATTTACGATAGATCTAGATGAAGGAGATGAGGTGATTATTGAAACTCCAGGAGGTGGTGGTTATTCAAGGTCTTATAGCAAGGATAATACTGTTAATTATTGA
- a CDS encoding hydantoinase/oxoprolinase family protein: MLVAVDIGGTFTDIIGVKDNGEIIYYKGLSTPKNPENGVKEGIQKLGISVDTLIHATTIATNSLLGQVNLELPKTALVTTKGFSDIIEIGRQNRPELYNLFFQKPKPLVPRELRFEVNERINSRGEVVKPLNTKEVEEIAKRIKADAVAVVFLHSYLNSVHEKITKEILSRYVKYVSASYEVSPEQREYERTTTTVINVMLKPLVSKYIESLWNEIKPKEFFIMASSGGLIDANEAIERPVQLIESGPAAGVVGVKYFADEMGIKNAISFDMGGTTAKAGSIVNGEIEITNEYEVGGRTHHGRIIKGSGYPVRFPFIDLAEVSAGGGTIIWLDEAGGLNVGPLSAGADPGPICYNKGGNLPTLTDANLVLGRIGEELLSGDMKLNKELAIKGLEKLGDPIQIAKEAIRLATLEMARAIRLVTVERGLDPSEFALFSFGGAGPQFALGIAEELGIKRVLVPVYPGLFSALSMLLADIKIEIRRAYPKDVDVEFRELEEELRRKMSSIDYFLRYADVRYKGQGWELTVPADGDIRRNFEERHRIAYGFTLPYDIEIVNIRVFAVKRIKKPKIMLKISDNVKVKERKVYFDDWVNAKVFIRETLPIGFRDRGPAIIEEYSATTLVPDGWSFTILPNYFIELMRE; this comes from the coding sequence ATGCTTGTCGCGGTTGACATAGGCGGTACATTTACTGATATAATAGGAGTGAAAGATAACGGAGAAATAATTTATTACAAAGGTTTATCAACACCAAAAAATCCAGAAAATGGAGTGAAAGAAGGTATTCAAAAACTAGGAATAAGCGTAGATACACTTATACATGCTACAACAATTGCAACAAACTCTCTTCTTGGACAAGTCAATTTAGAGTTACCGAAAACTGCATTAGTCACTACTAAAGGTTTTTCTGACATAATTGAGATTGGAAGACAAAACAGACCCGAACTCTATAATTTGTTCTTTCAAAAACCTAAACCGTTAGTTCCTAGGGAATTGAGATTTGAAGTTAACGAAAGGATTAATTCAAGAGGCGAAGTTGTAAAGCCACTCAATACTAAGGAGGTAGAAGAAATAGCAAAAAGAATTAAAGCTGATGCAGTCGCAGTAGTATTTTTGCATTCCTATTTAAACTCTGTCCATGAGAAGATTACTAAAGAAATACTTTCAAGATATGTAAAGTATGTTTCAGCCTCGTATGAAGTTTCTCCAGAACAAAGAGAATATGAAAGAACTACTACGACAGTAATTAATGTGATGTTAAAGCCTCTTGTAAGTAAGTACATAGAGTCGTTATGGAATGAGATAAAACCCAAGGAATTCTTCATAATGGCAAGTTCTGGTGGATTAATTGATGCTAATGAGGCTATCGAGAGACCAGTACAATTAATCGAATCTGGACCAGCGGCTGGAGTTGTTGGTGTTAAATACTTTGCTGATGAGATGGGGATAAAAAATGCCATAAGTTTTGATATGGGTGGAACTACAGCTAAAGCTGGTTCAATTGTTAATGGTGAAATTGAGATAACTAATGAATATGAGGTTGGTGGCAGGACTCATCACGGTAGAATAATAAAAGGCTCCGGTTATCCAGTTAGGTTTCCTTTCATTGATTTGGCTGAAGTTTCTGCTGGTGGTGGAACAATAATTTGGTTAGATGAGGCTGGAGGACTAAATGTTGGTCCTTTAAGTGCTGGTGCTGATCCGGGTCCTATTTGCTATAATAAGGGTGGTAATTTGCCAACGTTAACTGACGCAAACCTCGTTTTAGGAAGAATTGGAGAGGAGTTGTTAAGCGGTGATATGAAACTAAATAAGGAACTGGCAATAAAAGGACTTGAAAAGTTAGGCGATCCTATACAAATTGCAAAGGAAGCAATAAGGTTGGCTACTTTAGAAATGGCTAGGGCAATAAGGTTGGTAACGGTCGAAAGGGGGTTAGATCCTTCAGAATTCGCACTTTTCTCTTTTGGCGGTGCTGGACCGCAGTTTGCATTAGGCATAGCTGAAGAGCTTGGTATTAAGAGGGTTCTAGTCCCAGTATATCCCGGATTGTTTAGTGCCCTATCTATGTTATTAGCTGATATTAAGATAGAAATTAGAAGGGCTTACCCAAAGGACGTTGACGTAGAATTCAGAGAACTGGAAGAGGAATTGAGAAGGAAAATGTCCAGTATTGACTACTTTTTAAGGTATGCTGATGTTAGATATAAGGGTCAAGGATGGGAGTTAACTGTACCCGCTGATGGTGATATAAGAAGAAATTTTGAGGAGAGGCATAGAATTGCGTACGGTTTTACTTTACCCTATGATATTGAGATTGTGAATATAAGAGTGTTTGCCGTTAAGAGGATTAAGAAGCCTAAGATAATGTTAAAGATCTCAGATAACGTTAAAGTAAAGGAGAGGAAAGTTTACTTTGATGATTGGGTTAATGCTAAAGTCTTCATCAGAGAGACTTTGCCAATAGGCTTTAGAGATAGAGGTCCAGCAATCATAGAAGAATATAGTGCAACAACATTAGTTCCAGATGGTTGGAGTTTTACTATTCTCCCTAATTATTTCATAGAATTAATGAGGGAGTAA
- a CDS encoding MFS transporter, producing the protein MKSTTVLASMVGTIIEWYDIFIFGTGAYYISLELFPPTNPTVALLNTFLVFALGFLTRPIGAIVFGHFGDKIGRKEMLIITLTSSGIASGLVGVLPTYAQLGLVTVILLVILRLILGFGLGGEWGGAVLLMVENSESKRGFWVSFVQSTVGIGLILGSLVFLVLSSFSSQSFMLSIGWRIPFLISFILTAIGILIRLEVEETIAFKKAKEENSILDVPSKELFKKNWKEVLIGTLLAGSLGTIFYVGAILVPGIMESLKILPVQLGFLATLLMGLTDSIFVFIGGVLSDKLGRKLLLILSNVIGLILLYPSFYITNDIIVVALIASYGIAHGLGYSPLAALISEIFPTNVRYSGSSSAYQFGNSFIGGPASYVSDFLGSISYALYPIFTLIIIIISLISLYKVKETKEIKTL; encoded by the coding sequence ATGAAATCTACAACAGTATTAGCCTCAATGGTTGGAACAATTATAGAATGGTATGATATATTCATATTTGGTACCGGGGCTTATTATATTTCGTTAGAGTTATTTCCACCAACAAATCCTACAGTAGCTCTACTTAATACTTTCTTGGTCTTTGCTCTAGGATTTTTAACTAGACCCATAGGAGCAATAGTTTTCGGCCACTTCGGTGATAAAATAGGTAGGAAGGAAATGCTTATTATAACTTTAACATCCTCAGGAATTGCTAGTGGCCTAGTAGGAGTTTTACCTACTTACGCACAGTTAGGTTTAGTTACTGTCATTCTATTAGTTATCTTGAGATTAATACTTGGCTTTGGATTAGGAGGAGAATGGGGTGGGGCGGTTCTATTAATGGTTGAAAATTCTGAAAGTAAAAGGGGCTTTTGGGTATCATTTGTACAATCTACAGTCGGTATTGGATTGATCCTCGGCAGTTTAGTTTTTTTGGTATTATCATCATTTTCTTCTCAGTCCTTTATGCTTAGTATAGGATGGAGAATTCCATTCCTAATTTCATTCATACTAACAGCTATAGGAATTTTAATAAGGCTTGAGGTTGAGGAAACTATAGCCTTCAAGAAGGCAAAAGAGGAAAATAGTATATTGGATGTTCCCTCTAAGGAGCTATTTAAGAAAAACTGGAAAGAAGTATTAATAGGCACTTTACTTGCAGGCTCTCTAGGAACTATATTTTACGTTGGAGCTATATTAGTCCCTGGAATAATGGAGAGCCTAAAAATCTTACCGGTACAGCTAGGTTTTCTTGCAACATTATTGATGGGATTAACAGATTCAATATTTGTATTTATAGGAGGAGTACTTTCAGACAAATTAGGAAGAAAACTTTTACTAATCTTATCTAATGTCATAGGATTAATTCTACTTTACCCCTCATTTTATATCACTAATGATATTATAGTAGTAGCATTAATAGCAAGTTATGGTATTGCTCATGGTTTAGGTTATTCCCCTTTAGCTGCACTAATCTCAGAGATATTTCCTACAAACGTGAGATATAGTGGCTCGTCCTCAGCATATCAATTTGGTAACTCTTTTATAGGAGGACCAGCAAGCTATGTTTCCGACTTTTTGGGCAGTATAAGCTATGCACTATATCCTATATTTACACTCATAATAATAATAATCTCATTAATATCGTTATATAAGGTTAAAGAAACAAAGGAGATAAAAACTCTTTAA
- a CDS encoding S53 family peptidase, with the protein MKRVIIIFIFLLLISIFPTFLLSYSNTEGQYVIASIFIPPKDISQIYSLAYEVSDPNSPLYHHFLNSSEIMKFMNIQEYEAMLSFLKSHGIKIISTSLDSIIVVNVSIVQLEEFLNTTIFFSKFQNYTYYSGISYFNGNVIVASNFTTLFLKSPDDLVTPSLINQIEKKAITLNFTYADESYPVTWLLKAYNATGLNATGEGYTIGILDFYGDPTIVQQLAYFDKIYDLPPPPSFEIKYIGPSCPFEGLLSGWNLEISLDVEVSHAMAPKASIILYVANPNLPLPAVLAKIVQEDKVNVLSQSWGIPESEIVDNPANLMTVYEMNLYYALGSLEGITFLASTGDVGGSGYSTSPIGSVTFPSTSPFVTAIGGTTTYITLNGSAYQTAWSNYGFIPYFINYGGSTGGISVLFVKPWYQFYIPTPNTYPYGRMVPDISLNANLFPGIQVIFPGNITYLIGGTSEASPLFAGLLTLVMQKDNTTFGLINPLLYYLGEKYYNEAYFPITFGYNIPWVAKYGYNLVTGLGAPNIGEIAHLVKLIKSSSQLEITISLYNGTNYTYYFLPDQEIEIIANITENGKEVTSGSFNAYVYSLSGEVADIKLHFNGSRWIGYYYPTVEGPIEVIVNNESGTNAFVGYVLTIKGNLNVIYPEIRGEVYNLYDERINVPYVNVTIYAYQPLNNSYVKITDIIMNSSKGEYIAYLGRNITAGPILIVGNNVYGYIPTFAGSSLLLNTLIIPPLVVEPGVVTPGSSLFIEPSNIPFGNTNISAVLYSNDGKVLSVTNLSWVLVPFEGLLAYAYIGYLKIPYNITPGLYTIILNQYSTLGNTSVLEGRYYSQIYVVPQNLSISVRLEGILAEGNNVKILANITYPNGTEVKYGMFSATVYPLQLQSNYETYTESFEIPLWFNGTLWIGNFTLPSTYTQGNFTYLSGNYFGPFSIFISGISVSGYPTTNNLNAQKPFIVQPYTLIANTSLTFAQTFYVYFYRDNISMIGKLFNDILENDIIYNSNLEIMNSQINGTLVIRNSNITLDGVVGDKIVVINSTISVINSKIMNITLLSNSRISNETSVIKYLSIPLPSVLLSGNEVIVHGKDIKNVEVFVNGKLMYNGTSTQVTLPLSSGYNEIHVIVVQNDGEITSENFEAYIQSNSILTISLVLSIIAILLVIVVLLIMYRQRRT; encoded by the coding sequence ATGAAAAGAGTAATAATTATCTTTATATTTCTTCTTTTAATTTCTATCTTTCCTACATTTTTATTATCTTACTCTAATACAGAAGGACAATATGTTATCGCAAGTATATTTATTCCACCTAAAGATATTAGCCAAATCTATTCATTAGCGTATGAAGTTTCCGATCCTAATTCTCCTTTATATCATCACTTTCTAAATTCATCAGAAATAATGAAATTTATGAATATACAAGAATATGAAGCTATGTTATCTTTTCTTAAATCGCATGGTATTAAAATAATTTCTACTTCTTTAGATTCAATAATTGTAGTCAATGTGAGTATTGTTCAACTTGAGGAGTTTCTTAACACTACTATTTTCTTTAGTAAATTCCAAAATTACACATATTATTCTGGGATTAGTTATTTTAATGGCAACGTAATAGTAGCAAGTAATTTTACCACATTATTTTTGAAATCACCTGACGATTTAGTTACACCTTCTCTCATTAATCAAATCGAGAAAAAAGCCATAACTTTGAACTTTACCTACGCTGATGAATCTTATCCAGTAACCTGGTTACTTAAGGCATATAATGCAACTGGACTTAATGCAACTGGAGAAGGTTATACAATAGGAATCCTAGATTTTTATGGAGATCCTACTATAGTCCAACAATTAGCTTATTTCGATAAAATATACGATTTACCCCCTCCGCCATCTTTTGAGATTAAATATATTGGACCTTCTTGTCCATTTGAAGGTTTACTTTCAGGCTGGAATTTAGAAATAAGTCTTGATGTTGAAGTTTCACATGCTATGGCACCTAAGGCTAGTATTATACTCTATGTCGCAAATCCAAATTTACCATTACCAGCAGTTTTAGCTAAAATTGTTCAAGAGGATAAAGTTAACGTATTATCTCAGAGCTGGGGTATTCCAGAATCAGAAATAGTAGATAATCCGGCAAATCTCATGACAGTTTACGAAATGAATTTGTATTATGCTTTAGGTTCGCTCGAGGGAATAACCTTTCTAGCAAGTACCGGTGATGTAGGCGGTAGCGGTTACAGTACCTCTCCTATAGGTTCTGTTACTTTTCCATCAACTTCACCATTTGTTACTGCTATAGGTGGTACCACAACATATATTACATTAAATGGCAGTGCTTATCAAACTGCTTGGTCAAATTACGGTTTCATACCATATTTCATCAACTACGGTGGTTCAACTGGAGGTATTAGTGTTTTATTTGTAAAACCATGGTATCAGTTCTATATCCCAACACCTAACACTTATCCTTATGGAAGAATGGTACCAGATATTTCCTTAAACGCTAACCTTTTCCCAGGTATTCAGGTAATCTTTCCCGGTAATATAACTTATTTAATAGGAGGTACAAGTGAAGCTTCACCACTTTTTGCTGGTTTATTAACACTAGTTATGCAGAAAGATAACACAACTTTTGGTCTCATTAACCCACTACTCTATTATTTAGGAGAGAAATATTACAATGAGGCTTATTTCCCCATTACATTTGGTTACAATATTCCTTGGGTTGCAAAATACGGATATAATCTTGTTACGGGACTCGGTGCACCAAACATCGGAGAAATCGCCCATTTAGTTAAGCTGATTAAATCTTCTTCCCAGCTAGAAATAACTATTTCTCTTTACAACGGTACAAATTACACCTATTACTTTCTACCAGACCAAGAAATAGAAATAATTGCTAACATTACGGAGAACGGAAAAGAAGTAACCAGCGGTTCATTTAATGCTTATGTATATTCATTAAGCGGTGAAGTAGCAGATATCAAACTTCATTTTAACGGCAGTAGATGGATAGGTTATTATTACCCTACTGTTGAAGGCCCAATAGAAGTTATAGTTAATAATGAGAGTGGGACTAACGCCTTTGTAGGTTACGTACTAACCATCAAGGGAAATTTAAATGTTATTTACCCAGAAATTAGAGGAGAAGTGTATAACTTATACGATGAGCGTATTAATGTGCCCTATGTAAATGTAACGATATATGCATACCAGCCTCTAAATAACTCTTATGTAAAAATCACAGATATTATAATGAATTCTAGTAAAGGAGAATACATAGCATATTTAGGTAGAAATATTACAGCTGGTCCAATATTAATTGTTGGGAATAATGTTTATGGTTATATACCAACTTTCGCAGGTAGTTCTCTTCTGTTAAATACACTAATAATTCCCCCACTTGTAGTAGAGCCTGGTGTTGTAACGCCCGGTAGTTCACTTTTTATAGAACCTTCTAATATACCATTCGGCAACACTAATATTTCGGCTGTACTGTATAGTAATGACGGAAAAGTACTATCTGTTACAAACCTATCCTGGGTTTTAGTGCCATTTGAAGGACTCTTAGCTTATGCTTATATTGGTTACTTAAAAATTCCATATAACATAACACCTGGACTTTATACTATAATTCTTAATCAATATTCTACGTTAGGTAATACCAGCGTGTTAGAAGGAAGATACTATTCGCAAATATATGTTGTACCTCAAAATCTTTCAATTAGTGTAAGACTTGAGGGAATTTTAGCTGAAGGGAATAACGTAAAAATTTTAGCTAATATTACCTATCCTAATGGTACTGAAGTTAAATACGGAATGTTCTCAGCAACTGTTTATCCGTTACAACTTCAGAGTAACTATGAAACTTACACCGAAAGTTTTGAGATACCATTATGGTTCAATGGAACTTTATGGATAGGTAATTTCACATTACCGTCAACCTATACTCAAGGTAATTTCACATACCTATCAGGAAATTATTTTGGTCCTTTCTCTATCTTTATCTCAGGAATTTCGGTAAGTGGGTATCCTACAACTAATAACCTTAATGCCCAAAAACCGTTTATAGTTCAACCATATACACTGATAGCAAACACATCATTAACTTTCGCTCAAACATTTTACGTTTACTTTTATCGTGATAATATTTCAATGATAGGTAAGCTATTTAACGATATACTAGAAAATGACATAATATACAACAGTAATCTGGAAATTATGAACTCTCAAATAAATGGAACTTTAGTAATAAGAAACTCTAATATCACACTTGACGGTGTTGTAGGTGATAAAATAGTAGTTATAAATTCGACTATAAGTGTGATTAATTCTAAAATCATGAATATAACGTTATTATCTAACTCTAGGATATCTAATGAGACCTCAGTAATTAAATACCTTTCCATACCTTTACCTTCAGTCTTACTCAGCGGAAACGAGGTAATAGTTCACGGTAAAGATATTAAAAATGTTGAGGTTTTCGTAAACGGAAAATTAATGTATAATGGCACATCCACTCAAGTTACACTTCCTCTATCCAGCGGATACAATGAAATTCATGTGATAGTAGTTCAGAATGATGGAGAAATAACGAGCGAAAACTTTGAGGCTTATATACAGTCTAATAGTATTTTAACAATATCTTTAGTACTATCAATTATAGCTATTCTTCTTGTCATTGTTGTTCTGTTAATAATGTATCGCCAGAGAAGAACTTAA
- a CDS encoding phosphate-starvation-inducible PsiE family protein: MKLIDFIKAQLKEEKIVSNIVKVIEGIVLIAITVMIAYTIYELLTTISQGFIVEVIGLVGNAFLLVVLLEIFQSIADFGKGRGRSVVYVMDATVSFLLREIIIEIFNGTPQATILLTYAGLIITIAISRFLISIKRK; the protein is encoded by the coding sequence ATGAAATTAATAGATTTCATAAAAGCTCAACTAAAAGAAGAAAAAATAGTATCCAATATAGTTAAAGTGATAGAAGGAATAGTTTTAATTGCTATAACAGTTATGATAGCTTATACAATTTATGAACTATTAACTACTATTTCACAAGGTTTTATAGTTGAAGTTATAGGATTAGTAGGCAATGCATTTCTGTTAGTAGTACTTTTAGAAATATTCCAGAGCATTGCTGATTTCGGTAAAGGAAGAGGAAGGAGCGTAGTGTATGTTATGGATGCTACTGTATCTTTTCTGCTTAGGGAAATTATAATAGAAATATTTAATGGTACACCGCAAGCTACTATACTCTTAACTTATGCCGGATTAATAATCACAATAGCTATTAGTAGATTTTTAATTTCTATAAAGAGAAAATAA
- a CDS encoding methyltransferase domain-containing protein — protein sequence MINENDFHPILRMGITVDEEIFIAKKVSRILGDIQGKILDYACGNCLIPIYISLTNNKEIYCVDDWKYVNKKEVEGLISKYTAKVKLFDGLDKIPFSDKYFDFIYSVMYFYNLKRDKLKETLNEVLRVLKDNGKILIVDMIMIRGKIKKEMEERKYSLDYYEEANGLFFSTWKKL from the coding sequence ATGATTAACGAAAATGACTTTCACCCGATTTTAAGAATGGGTATCACAGTTGACGAGGAGATATTTATAGCTAAGAAGGTAAGTAGAATATTAGGTGATATTCAAGGAAAAATTTTGGATTATGCATGCGGAAATTGTTTAATTCCAATTTACATCTCTCTGACAAACAACAAGGAAATTTATTGTGTAGATGACTGGAAATATGTTAATAAAAAAGAAGTAGAAGGGTTAATTTCAAAATATACTGCTAAAGTGAAACTATTTGATGGTTTAGATAAAATTCCGTTCTCAGATAAATATTTTGACTTTATATACTCTGTTATGTATTTTTACAATTTAAAGAGAGATAAGTTAAAAGAAACTCTAAATGAGGTCCTAAGAGTACTTAAAGATAATGGAAAAATACTAATAGTAGATATGATAATGATAAGGGGAAAAATAAAGAAAGAAATGGAAGAAAGAAAATACTCCCTTGATTATTATGAGGAAGCTAATGGCTTATTCTTTTCAACTTGGAAAAAATTATAG